A single genomic interval of uncultured Sunxiuqinia sp. harbors:
- a CDS encoding PQQ-binding-like beta-propeller repeat protein — MKRILINSLVGLVAIVGLTAFVFWLSKDPTDDLQVSMPGADNRQAGSLIKEIIRIGENFNFFGHDAPEMDGTWPRFRGENFDNIVSEKQNLKDSWTPEEPEVLWTLELGEGHAGPAIYKGEVYLLDYDEEAREDALRCFSLADGQEIWRRSYGVHVKRNHGMSRTVPTVTEDYVITIGPRCHVMCVERESGNFVWGLDIVKEYGTEIPQWYTAQCPLVDGDQVILAPGGSTIMMAVDIHSGEKLWECPNTMKWKMSHSSIVPMNFNGRRMYVYSADGGVCGIAADGEDEGTVLWQSNAWNHSVVAPSPVVFDDGRIFLTAGYGAGGMMIRIVPQGDQFEVEVLAEYKAKEGLASEQQTPIVWQGHLFGILPKDGGANRNQLVCVSPDDVKTMVWTSGKEARFGLGPYIIADEKMYILDDDGTLTMIKPDTSRYIQLAQKKILDGHDAWGPLAIADGRLLMRDAKTMVCLDIAE; from the coding sequence GTGAAGCGAATTTTGATAAATTCTTTGGTTGGTTTGGTGGCGATAGTTGGACTAACGGCGTTTGTTTTTTGGTTGTCAAAAGATCCGACAGACGATCTTCAGGTAAGCATGCCTGGTGCTGATAACCGGCAGGCCGGAAGTTTGATCAAGGAGATTATCCGCATCGGAGAAAATTTCAACTTTTTTGGACACGATGCCCCGGAAATGGATGGCACTTGGCCTCGATTTCGGGGAGAAAATTTTGATAATATCGTTTCTGAAAAGCAAAACCTGAAAGATTCGTGGACACCCGAAGAGCCGGAAGTGTTATGGACATTAGAGTTGGGCGAAGGGCATGCCGGCCCTGCAATTTACAAAGGGGAAGTCTATTTGCTTGATTATGATGAAGAAGCACGCGAAGATGCACTCCGCTGCTTTTCATTAGCTGATGGACAGGAAATTTGGCGACGCTCTTACGGTGTGCATGTGAAACGAAATCATGGAATGTCCCGCACAGTTCCAACGGTCACTGAAGATTATGTGATCACGATCGGCCCGCGTTGTCATGTGATGTGTGTTGAGCGTGAATCGGGCAATTTCGTTTGGGGCTTGGATATCGTGAAAGAATACGGAACGGAAATCCCACAGTGGTACACCGCACAATGTCCGTTGGTTGATGGAGATCAGGTTATTTTGGCTCCCGGGGGAAGTACCATTATGATGGCTGTTGATATTCATTCGGGTGAGAAATTGTGGGAATGTCCAAATACCATGAAGTGGAAGATGTCGCATTCATCGATCGTTCCAATGAATTTTAATGGCAGAAGAATGTATGTGTATAGCGCTGATGGAGGCGTTTGCGGAATCGCTGCCGACGGTGAGGATGAAGGAACTGTTTTATGGCAATCCAATGCCTGGAACCATTCCGTGGTAGCTCCTTCGCCGGTTGTTTTCGACGATGGACGTATTTTTCTGACAGCAGGATATGGAGCTGGTGGCATGATGATTCGTATTGTTCCTCAAGGAGACCAATTCGAAGTAGAAGTTTTAGCCGAATATAAAGCCAAAGAGGGGCTAGCGAGTGAACAACAAACACCGATCGTTTGGCAAGGGCATCTGTTTGGAATTTTGCCCAAAGATGGTGGAGCTAACCGTAATCAGCTGGTTTGTGTTAGCCCCGATGATGTGAAGACAATGGTGTGGACTTCTGGTAAAGAAGCTCGGTTTGGATTAGGACCATACATTATTGCTGACGAGAAAATGTACATTCTGGATGATGATGGCACACTGACGATGATAAAACCGGATACATCACGATATATTCAATTGGCACAAAAAAAGATTTTGGATGGACATGATGCCTGGGGACCGTTGGCAATTGCAGATGGTCGACTCTTGATGCGTGATGCAAAAACGATGGTTTGCCTAGATATTGCGGAGTAG
- a CDS encoding PQQ-binding-like beta-propeller repeat protein, with product MKNQLAVLFILFLFNLSCFAQQPTQWRGENSEAKYPAPNLLSEWPAEGPEVLWHYDELGDGFSSPVFVNNKIYCTGMEVEIGYLNIFSEDGAFLKKIKYGKEFDVSYPGSRPTPTIVDDLAYISSGYGELVCLDLNSGEIKWSKKIDDDFGSENLRFGFTESVVVDGEKVYFTPGGEEFNMVALNRMNGDLIWKSAGKGKLSAYCTPKLVKLSQRQILVTHTGDQIVAFDTNNGEFLWSYPHPNQYNIHPNTPIYENGALFCFSGYGQGCVKLSLSEDGSSVTKAWSTEKMDNQMGGAMIVDGYVYGSGHKSRGWYCLYYQTGEEKWNSTEIGNGVIIMAADKFILYSDRGQLALVNPSTEKLDLISETKVELGSAQHWAHPVVHNGILYVRHGKSLIAYKISA from the coding sequence ATGAAAAATCAACTAGCAGTACTTTTTATTTTGTTTCTTTTCAATCTTTCCTGTTTTGCTCAACAGCCGACTCAATGGCGTGGGGAAAATTCGGAAGCTAAATACCCAGCTCCTAATTTATTGTCAGAATGGCCTGCTGAAGGCCCCGAAGTTCTTTGGCATTACGACGAGCTGGGCGATGGCTTTTCCAGTCCTGTTTTTGTGAATAATAAAATATACTGCACCGGTATGGAAGTTGAAATTGGCTATTTAAATATTTTCAGTGAAGACGGAGCTTTTCTGAAAAAGATCAAATATGGGAAAGAGTTTGATGTCAGTTATCCGGGCTCACGTCCTACACCAACCATTGTGGACGATTTGGCATATATTTCATCGGGCTACGGTGAATTGGTTTGTCTGGACTTAAATTCAGGAGAAATCAAATGGAGCAAAAAGATTGACGATGATTTTGGTTCCGAAAATCTTCGTTTTGGTTTTACTGAGTCTGTTGTTGTTGACGGAGAGAAAGTATATTTCACGCCCGGTGGAGAAGAATTCAATATGGTTGCCTTGAACCGTATGAATGGAGATTTGATTTGGAAAAGCGCTGGAAAAGGTAAACTTTCAGCTTATTGTACGCCGAAATTGGTCAAGTTGTCTCAACGTCAGATTCTGGTGACTCACACCGGAGATCAGATTGTTGCTTTTGATACAAATAATGGGGAATTTTTATGGAGTTACCCTCACCCTAATCAATACAATATCCACCCAAATACACCAATTTACGAAAACGGAGCACTTTTTTGCTTTAGCGGTTACGGACAGGGATGTGTTAAATTGTCTCTAAGTGAAGACGGATCGTCTGTTACCAAAGCGTGGAGTACGGAGAAGATGGACAACCAGATGGGAGGAGCTATGATTGTTGATGGCTATGTTTACGGATCCGGTCATAAGTCACGTGGATGGTATTGTCTGTATTACCAAACAGGTGAAGAAAAATGGAATTCAACAGAAATTGGGAATGGCGTAATAATTATGGCTGCCGATAAATTCATTTTATATTCGGATCGCGGCCAACTGGCATTGGTTAATCCAAGTACTGAGAAACTAGATCTAATTTCTGAAACTAAAGTTGAGCTTGGGTCGGCACAACATTGGGCTCATCCGGTGGTACATAATGGCATTTTGTATGTTCGGCATGGAAAATCGCTCATAGCCTATAAAATATCCGCGTAG
- a CDS encoding PQQ-binding-like beta-propeller repeat protein, whose translation MKKIVLIQLILCFGLLVNAQIFQFRGSNRDGKFTDTELLKEWPEAGPDLLLEFEGIGKGFSSAVSNGEYIYVSGMIDTLDYLTCIDFEGNQKWQVAYGESWKKSFPDTRSTPTIEGDRIYAISGIGELVCLNAETGEINWKVNVDRDYYSEWHIWGVSESPLVVDDKVICTPGGNETSVVAFDKITGEEVWKTESVGGQRAYASATTYNYNGQQYVLAVTATHLIMLDPSTGEVKITYKYYEHDKWSDQPGLIWTNVPLSKNNEIFLSMGYDYPAKMLRINAEASDFEEVYTDTIFDNHHHGMIELDGFIYGSNWENNRKGNWLCKNWDTGELTYDTTWHTKGALIYADGLLYIYEEQRGNVALVKPDPAGFDVISSFRIEKGAGPHWAHPFINDGKLFLRHGNVLMVYNIKAEV comes from the coding sequence ATGAAAAAAATAGTCCTCATTCAATTAATTCTATGTTTTGGCTTGTTGGTGAACGCGCAGATTTTTCAATTTCGAGGTTCGAACCGAGATGGCAAATTTACCGATACTGAGCTTTTGAAAGAATGGCCCGAAGCAGGCCCCGATTTGCTGCTGGAATTTGAAGGAATAGGAAAAGGATTCTCTTCGGCCGTTTCTAATGGAGAATACATTTATGTCTCGGGTATGATTGATACGCTGGACTACCTGACCTGTATCGATTTTGAAGGCAATCAGAAATGGCAGGTAGCCTATGGTGAATCCTGGAAAAAATCATTTCCAGACACAAGAAGTACGCCAACTATAGAAGGCGATCGTATTTACGCAATTAGTGGGATCGGCGAGCTGGTTTGTTTGAATGCTGAAACCGGAGAGATTAACTGGAAAGTGAATGTCGATCGCGATTATTACTCAGAATGGCACATTTGGGGCGTTTCTGAATCTCCCCTGGTTGTTGATGATAAAGTGATTTGTACGCCGGGTGGAAATGAAACTTCTGTTGTTGCTTTTGATAAAATAACAGGCGAAGAGGTATGGAAAACAGAAAGTGTTGGTGGACAAAGGGCTTATGCGTCGGCAACGACATACAATTACAACGGCCAACAGTATGTATTAGCAGTTACCGCTACCCACCTCATCATGTTAGATCCGTCAACTGGCGAAGTGAAAATAACTTACAAATACTATGAGCACGATAAGTGGTCAGATCAACCAGGCCTGATTTGGACGAATGTTCCCCTGTCTAAAAACAATGAGATATTCTTGTCGATGGGCTACGATTATCCAGCTAAAATGCTCAGGATAAACGCAGAGGCATCGGATTTTGAGGAAGTGTATACCGACACCATTTTTGATAATCACCACCATGGAATGATCGAACTGGATGGTTTTATCTATGGATCAAACTGGGAAAATAACCGAAAGGGAAACTGGCTATGTAAAAATTGGGATACCGGAGAACTTACTTACGATACGACCTGGCACACCAAAGGCGCATTGATTTATGCCGATGGTTTGCTGTACATTTATGAAGAACAACGTGGAAATGTGGCGCTGGTAAAACCGGATCCTGCAGGTTTTGATGTCATCAGTTCCTTCAGGATTGAGAAAGGAGCCGGTCCGCATTGGGCTCATCCTTTCATCAACGATGGCAAGCTTTTTCTGCGTCATGGCAATGTATTGATGGTTTATAATATAAAAGCTGAAGTGTGA